One genomic window of Elaeis guineensis isolate ETL-2024a chromosome 2, EG11, whole genome shotgun sequence includes the following:
- the LOC140850848 gene encoding ETO1-like protein 1 isoform X2, with the protein MRNLFLTDCCKETLLHAINPQSWLQVVRRNFSKSSSHSTSSIESLIKVAEPPILPLFKPVDYVEVLARIHEELESCWPHERSNLYLLQFQIFRGLGEVKLLQRSLHSAWRNASSVYEKLIYGAWLKYEKQGEELISDLLASCGKCSQELGFLDVASQIPLENSSVKLTDECICGVPQVPTTVFFQIKEEKIACERQKIAALSTPFHTMLNGCFTESHLEVIDLSENGISPVGMRVISEFSLTGSISDLSVEILLEILVFANKFCCERLRDACESRQDAIDLMECALEANASVLAA; encoded by the exons ATGAGGAACCTCTTCCTCACTGATTGCTGCAAAGAGACACTGCTCCATGCCATCAATCCCCAGTCATGGCTTCAAGTTGTGCGACGCAATTTCTCGAAATCCTCCTCGCATTCCACTTCTTCCAT TGAATCTCTTATCAAGGTTGCGGAGCCTCCCATTCTCCCACTATTTAAGCCTGTTGACTATGTGGAAGTCTTAGCTCGGATCCATGAAGAGCTCGAATCATGCTGGCCTCATGAAAGGTCAAACCTTTACTTGCTCCAGTTTCAGATCTTTAGGGGTCTTGGGGAGGTCAAATTGCTTCAAAGGAGTCTCCATTCTGCTTGGCGGAATGCCAGTTCAGTCTATGAGAAACTTATATATGGAGCATGGTTGAAGTATGAGAAACAAGGGGAGGAACTTATCTCCGACCTTCTTGCTTCCTGTGGGAAGTGTTCTCAAGAACTTGGGTTTCTGGATGTTGCTTCtcagatcccacttgagaattcaTCTGTCAAGTTGACCGATGAATGTATTTGCGGTGTGCCTCAAGTCCCCACTACTGTCTTCTTCCAGATTAAAGAAGAGAAGATAGCCTGTGAGAGACAGAAGATTGCTGCATTATCCACTCCATTCCACACCATGCTAAATGGGTGCTTCACAGAGTCACATCTAGAAGTCATCGATTTATCTGAGAATGGCATATCGCCTGTAGGAATGAGGGTAATTTCTGAGTTCAGTCTTACGGGCAGCATAAGTGATTTGTCAGTGGAAATTTTATTGGAAATCTTGGTATTTGCAAATAAGTTTTGCTGTGAGAGGCTTAGGGATGCTTGTGAGTCAAGGCAAGATGCCATTGACCTTATGGAGTGTGCTTTGGAGGCAAATGCTTCAGTCCTTGCAGCATGA